Sequence from the Metopolophium dirhodum isolate CAU chromosome 2, ASM1992520v1, whole genome shotgun sequence genome:
cccaccATACCCTCACCCATTGCCACCGGCCCTGACCACAGAAACGCGGTAAGCTACAGAGACCTCGGGTTTCAGAGAGCTGAAACAGAAACACAAGACTCTGTGGATCTCTGTTGTCTGCCAATGAGCGGAAACAAATCTTCAGATATATTCTTACGTGAAGTACATATTCGATCCTatcgatttttttaatattaatttgtacaattatctTACTGTCTACACAACTGTTGAGTTCGAATGGATGACGAGGAAATGAAGTGTGTCCTAGAGAAGTATGTATAGAtcgaaaataaatcatttaaaacaataaaaccttagtacatgtttatataatataattgaatgttCGAAAAACTTACGTACACGTCATACACCGCATATATACTGCacgatatattatagtacggcggtattataattatatagtatcaatattttaaaataacaaatggcatataataattaacatataataatatatacctatatattaattacaaatgctatagaacaaaaaaaaatatacaatcataatttacaaactaggtagagtgaaaataaaaacaaatacaaccctaaaataagaaaaaacgtTCCCGGGCTCCGTCACCACTTTATATTTTCTAACGCCACTTTCATCGCCACCACAAGGACGAAAGCAGCGGAGCGGCCAGTTTCACATGCCCCCGCAATCACGCGAACGAGGAGTTTGTGCGAACGATAAAcatgatattactattataattattattcaacgtATAAACGATGAATTCCGGATGCTCTCGTGTACCGTTGTCAgaagaagaaaatataaaatacaaaataatagtaataataataacaaaagcaatatataatatataattattatacgatctCTGTACATATTACATACGCCGCCGCCGTTTCAAGTCccgtgatatatatatacatattatatacatcgttttactcgtcttcgtcgtcgtcacCACCATTATCACACGTGCATCGTATATCACAGATTATAGGGGGGCGTTAatgtgttaattataatataatataatctgcgCGGCattataaaaactgtattacaataatagcaGTAGTAGGCAACTGTCGTCCACATTGTTATTATAGTAGTTGTTGCTGTTTTCGTAGTAGGAGTATTATAAGGTAAGTAAGATAGGTATGTAAGGTATAGGTGGTAGGGGTAGTTTGACAGCTCATCGCGGGTACAAAGCGCACTATTACATTGCGACAGTTGGCGCCGCTGCCGTAACATTTTCTGGACCGACACTTCCGGTCACGTCAGGCGTCAGTGGAGGCTGTGGAGACGTATTCTGTTGGGAAGTTGGGGGCGTCGGCGGggtcggtggcggcggcggctcaAAAGTCCTCACCCTCCGCCGACGCAACAGCACTGCCCGCAAACGGCCCAGGTTATTCAGTCCGTTCATCAGGCTGAAATGCTGGACCGGCCTGATGGTCACCTCCACCGGACTTCTGCCTTCCGGCCGCAAGGAATCCCCGCCGGTCGGTTGGTGCTGTTGCtggtgctgctgctgctgttgctgctgctgctgctgctggtgtTGCTGCtggtgctgttgctgttgcCGCTGGATGATCACCTGCTGAAGTTGAGCTTGCTGCAGCACATACGGCAGCTCGTAGTGGTGATAAAAGTAAATCATGGAATGCTGAGGAAAAAAAGGCaagagaaaaatgtttaacactGTCAAAACTTCAAATGTGTACACACGCGATGGTCTGCGATTATACGACTCGCCAGTACagcatgatataaataaataactattaagttaTGCACACCGACGATCGGAAAAAATGAAGAAGACCGTGAAAACGAGTTTTAATTTTCCGGTTGACCGTCCTTATATATACGATTGGCAAATAACGCGACGTCGATACAGTCATAACAAATAATGCATTTACGGCGCACTACGACTTTAACCTCAGACCATCGgcgatatacaatttttttaaatacatttttcaagaaAGAATGAAAGAACGCGCGAGAAGATACGAACACGTATCCCGGGAATCGGAGACATGGcatcgcaatataatataatataactgcgaAGACGCCGTGACTTTTCATATCACGCATTATTAGatctattattaaaaagtttaatttaaactcAGCTCCGCAGTTGAAGGCAATGTGTAGCTAggaatggtgtttattttttgcaatagaataatattgagAAAACAACAGACGACATAATCGCGCACACTAAAACCACcgaaataatactatttagagCTTTAAAGAAGTATAAATCATGCAATAACTGTATGCATATTAAGATAAATCCGTTAccagtacctatctataaaaagttaaattatttctttgaGAAGAGAAACGgtcaaatatttcttttttaatatttgatagcAGTAGTCGACAAAAtcagtgttttaaaaatatcaaaaagcCTTAATCATTTTGTTCTCatgtaaatagtatttatttaaaagtttacgtATAATCGTTTATAGAAATAAAGAATTATCTTGTCGTTAAATTTAAGACCTATATAACATAGATATAACAAAATGCGAGTTACAAATATTTCAAGTCAATatcattaacaattattaaacatttaaaaatgatctatgaaaaaatgtttactgtttGTCGTTTGAATATAATTAGAAAACCCGTGTTAAAGAatgttataaaagtatattataatttaatttctaacagACATTAAAgagaaattgtattttacattaattttactgCAATTTATAACGAagatttatatcattttttaacgTAACTatacaaaactaatattttaatcgtgATATTTAATTAcgcttaaaaatgtaactacGCGTTGGTGTCGCGTGACAGAGACATAATAACATTACAACGGCGTTATttctataatactatacagtCATACAGATTTAAATAATTCGAAACCCGCGCCAGAGTTCacgtgaatatattattataatatgctatacgaTAAAACTGGTAGCCCCAAAAGAAAGatgcattaaatataataatgacgaaAATAAGCAAAAAAACGATTCGATCATAAAGTATATATGCACGCGGGGCCACGGTGAAAGGGTGTGGAAGGAGGAATAGAACGGACAGACGGTCCGTGCtctttgttaaatttatatggAAATTTCACATCAACCCTTCGGGACGTCGACGCTCAGAATTCATTCTATTTAtgaccctatatatatatacattatacatacatacatacatatatatacgcaGATAAATACAGTTGTGAGCGGAGCGCGTTCTCGAAAATTtccatacacataataatatagaccatTGGGTTTTTTGTCCGTTAATTACAATAACACAATACTGGACGCGACAATTTCGCATTcaaataacagtaaaaaaaaaaaaaaatcgaattcaaACCCGAATATAACGCAGCAATAATGATAATCGCAAAACGACCCCGTCGGCACGCCGGGTACTGATCCGCATTAAGCGGATCGCAGacattactatattaaataggtactcggACAGAAACAACTACAGCAGTATATATATCGAATACCTACGTAATCAAACGTAAAATAGTGTTTGAACGCGCAGCACCCCTCAAAagcatatatacttatatgtataatgtatatatatatataggaagtAGGTATACCTGTACTCAGTTATTTTCGAGATATGTTTCTGCTAATAGGGGAAAGAGGAAGAAAAAACCGGAACTAACGGACTGACGAGGAAAAATCGAGAGAAATGTTTCAGACACAAATCAAATCCATTAATATAACTTTGCGGAAAAGTTCACTTAAATAAAAGGGTGAAATTTTACTTTGCTACAAAACGTTTGAAAAATGGctcaaagaaatattttaaattttttgaaatcgcTCACTGactgattaattattaaaaccttcaacgtttatacctataggtacatattatactatactgtcGACGTACgacaaatataatttgcatatcttataatactataatatacaattctgCATTACCGGAGACGCATCAAGAAAAACGTGTCCGCGAAGTTCTCGAaagtattatgcatttttaaaattgttgtctGAATTCATAACACAGGtacgaaatatatatatatatatacatacaattataaggaccgataacaaaaaaacaacaacgCTGTAAAAGCACTATAAAAGCATCACGATGGTGAAAACAGTGTGAACACGATCTATTGCAGACTTTTCGCATGGTCCCAATATACCccatagtctatattataatattctcactAAAAACGCTTCAAATCAAATGTCCGGAACAGACGACGAAAACGCGAAAACCTTATCGGCTAACTAtatagtgataatataatataatatattatatataggaactataaacacaaatacataatattattgggtaTGTATTTAGTACTACGTGAACGACCACGTAAATCACCGGCGTACAACAATAACGTTTGTCTTccgtaaacaataaaatttcgTTTTCctttaatagtaaaaagtagTACCTACGTATGGAGGACAACagatacttaaatactttatattacaGGAAAATCTCCAAGTACAGCTTATTAACATACACCttcgtttatcattttaaattgtaaataaaaaatttttagtcctcgattttttttctaataaaatcaaattaaaaaaacggaTCGACTTGCAGTGTAACGAGATAAAACGCGCCCCGTTGGAATTTAGTCGGTATAACAATTCCAAAAGGGTACCTACCCTATTATGATTACCTATAACACTATACGCAGATATCGATCCAAAATCGATATAGGTAACGTTATTAGAATGTAAAATGAacgttgatttataatatattattataatattatccaattcATCgtgaataatagtaaaaattacaataaaataagccATTTCTTATTACCTGAATAAAGAACCACGAACAAATGAGAGCCAAATTGCTATACTGACCGTTGAACCGATAGTGGTAAGCGTAGAACGAAAAGTGGTACAGATAGAAAAACCTGGAACAGAAACATAATcgatttatacatatacaaatatacaattaggtaggtatacacacAACAGTAGTACATATgtgtctataaatattacaatatacatatatatacagggtgtatcgaTGAGTTAGCACTGTGCACCACCACCCTAAAttgtaatagtacctataggtatacacaatcatatgaatattatacttaatcgAAATGAGTATGATTCcaacttttgaaataaatacataaactaACTTAATAAATCGGCTATATAGGGCTTCTTCTACTAATAagaaacgcaaaaaaaaaatatttaaattgttttcatatcAAGGTCAGgcataaaaccaaaaatatcatgaattaaatagaaaatgtacaatgaaaacaccctgtatataaaatatatagaggcCGTTTTATTTTTAGCCATCGAGTTACACTTCTGTAAGAGACTGGCACACTTACGCACAGGCGCACATACCAGATAGACAGAATGAGTGGGAGTGGGGGAAAAGTGCAATTCTGGTATATTCATTACAGTTCCTGGCGGGCGGTCAATGGAATCCCCGTAGTGTCGCATTCGTATTCCTAGTCCTGCAATGGACCCTTTTTCTTTCTTCCTCCTTTTTTTCTGTACCTCATGTCAAACTGTGATGCACTCGTGTTCGAGACAACTTTCTCGTGTAATTCCTTCGAAAATACCCCCACCCCTGCCTCTACAGTACCATCCCCCAATCTGCAACCCCCCTGACTAGGACCCCCTGCCGcagggtatatattatacgacgacaataataatagcttttatattatataggtactcacttTAGCCAATGCCTTTTCGTGATCGGACAATGGCTGCATATGGTGTCGTATTGATCAGCTACCCAGACAATCAATATGATGTAAAACGCCGTGGTGGTGTCGTTGAAAAATTCCGACATTATGGCCTCCATGCCTGTcgggaatttaaataataatatttattatattaacagtaaataaataaactgaacGTATATCGTCATCGGAAATCAAAAGCTCTTTTATACACGACAACCCCCGCGTTATCCCAACTATCCACGTTATTGTTATTGCCGCACACACACTGCAGGACACGGCACAATATTATCGTGTTGACAAAGTCCTTAATTGTTAAtgcataaaattatgttttcaggGGACGCACGTCACACGACATCAGTGAACTCCGATGACGCGTACGCCGTTTGACAgggttttaaatgttttaataataataatattcgggTGCGACGAAAAATCACAATGACggattattactatcattattaacgtaatttattttactcacCGACCAGAGCCAGTATGACGGTCAAAAGTGGCGCCGCCGGGAAAGAGAGCGAGCCGTGAAAATCTAATAGCTGCAGCAAATCCACTGAAATAAATAAGCGATACATAAACAGCGacatttttaaacagttattattatttatatatttgtgtaacgccataataataatatagattaccTATGAAAACAAATATCTGATGGTGTGAATACCTCAAGAGCATTGAAATCGATACAgtctgaaagaaaaaaaaacaaaaatacaaaccgtttaatttcaataaacttatatacaatatatatataggtaccaagtCATTAAAATAGccatcaaatatttaatgtggCTAGAAGAACAGTTTAAGATTGTAAAACATGAGATTACACTGCacgattttaaattctaaagttatgtatattttaattaataattgtattaagtaaacgatgatagaaaattaaaaggatttttaatttttttcatctgcctttgaaacaataaccaaGGAGCctcctattaaattttcaagcttttttaaccaacaaataaaattttattgaaatttataaaaaaaaaactaaaaaaaatggaaactgaaaatgtccgtaaacagctcaaaataagtcaaaatatttgcaaaatgttatggtgtatagaaaatgctaatgtaaaacattcagtcaaaatttcatgtacctacggtcatttgttttagagttacaacaaaaaccaaaatcgattttctcgaaaacagattttgcgtaaaaattcccgtttttccttaatttttctcttgtttttcacgtcgcttttgaaaactactgggaaattttaactttttgccccccccaaagtaccaactagattcactttcctaccagaaaagttactgttaaagaaaatccaagcacttttactgtcctaaaaggtgatgacacacaaaaaaaacaaaataataaaaaaataaaaaaaaaccacacatcattgtaaaatcaatacattcattgcttcgctcagaatctaaaatcatttGAGTAACTGACAACAGTAGAAAACTCATTTTTTTACAAGTAcaacacacaaaaaataatatgttattttagagatttaaaatgttgacaaattatatttttaaaaaattaggtaattaaaaataataatgaataaaataggtaataaattacattaaataattaattcaaaccatgaagttttaagttttagttGATTATACAACGGCtgtttcttatttaaaaattacgttaGACCATCACACTCTATCGTAGAGACGTAGTTATAATGTGGTTATAACTTCGTTAAGcctgtataatttaaatcattttccaAATGAATGTTAcctctattttaatttattcccgCTATAAAttgatagtttttaaaatattaagaaaaaaaagataaaacaaattattaattataatattattttttaatcgaatcctacataatatactcaCTAAATAGGtcgatcataatttataattatcactGTTCCATTAAAATCAatggtttatataataaataacgcaATAAACTACGAGTGCCAATTGCGTAAAATCGAACGAGATATTGGGattatttcattttgaataGATAATTcgacaaaatatatgatttaatgtaggtacctgtataataatatatcacctatatttatgatatacacGCATAATTTAACGAGTCGAAATGattttcagttaaaataaattacttactatGTGCCAGCCGAAAGTTTGGagtcatttaaaaaaactgaattttcataacaaatacgtttttttaaatccaACGAAAGGGGGAAAATTCGGCTATAGTAATTGGCAACAGGAGGAAGAGAATATATGGGCATTCATATCTCGGGGGAATAAAACATCGTATCTAATTTCACGCACTCCTTTCTTATTGGTTTTCTTAATCATTATGTCGCTGCTACCAAGCAATCTCACATATATGACTTCAGGCAGTAATTTGATCGAAGACGtattatgttgaaaaataatacacgCGACTACTACCCCATGTGAACAACTTAATTTAAGAATACaagtattgttattaatatttatacttattagttattacggaatattaaattctaaaacGAATTTCGTTTACCCGCTGCTACTGCCTACTTGCCTAAACATATAGGTATGAGACGCATACatctatagtaaatattaccatgtatggaaaatagtcattttaacatttggtgaaaatttcaagtgtctacggttattagtttttaattgtaacaaaatattaaaaattgataaatgataatccaatatcgtaaaaattttgaattcaaacaatcataaaaaataaaagttgtcTAAATAAACGTTTTCTAAAACTAATAgtaacaactagattcacttttctatcagaaaagaagGTGAtctcgaaaatcgaagcatttttaatacttaaaatgtttgtgacaaacgaaaaaaaacacatcattgtaaaatcaatacattcttttaCTAcggtcagaatctaaaatataaattgttttaaaaataattaattaattttggtgCGTATGCATTTAAGAGATTTAATGATTAGTTGTATTTGTGAAccatttatgtgtgtgtgtgtgtgtgtgtatttgtaattggtaatttatataaatatataatttataccgaCGAAACTTGTGTgaatttttaaaccaaaaagGTGTAGAATTTTAAGACAATATGAAAAATACTTCtcaactgaaattaaaaaagttatccaTAAAGTgctttagtttaaaataaaggtatacGACCATCAAATCAAGAGTAGACAGCGTAGTAGCATACGACatcatatattaaaatttgtagataatatttattgtgttaataaGATACAACACCGCTACCTTAATTTCTATACCAGAATAATcagaaatgtatatttataaatgatttgtGACGTTACTGTCCCTAATTAATGAGGGTCAGCTCaaaccaaaaaccaaacacAAAGAGAGaaatctttataaaataaataattcaaaaaattgttattataattctataatttattattctatagttTAAactaatagaataattattatagcaatagtaaaaaatattaagttgataaagaataaataataaatgtgggGAATAAGGTAATCAATCTGCTGTAAGATGAGTGTTCCacatcattgagtaggtcactaaaatgtttatgttaaatttgaaattaatttaatcatcaTTAGAAGTATATcaagtatttactattattcgtttttgggttacatcaaattttttttacacagacacttttgaaaacttctgtgAATGTTCAACTTTGACCTCTCAAACAcactaactagatttactttcctaccagaatagatactgaagttgaatattatttagcCTTAGCcatacaaattgaacattttataaattcgtaacaacaaaataatttacaacattttgtgattttaaagaattatatcaacatttgaacttcaaacgcttataaataaaaaccatgcatatatgtattttaaatattttatattgctaaaatatcaaactatatgggaccttgtattaaaatttcaagtttattgACCAAACCTAAAACTTTTTATACAcactataaaaaatacaaatttaaaaagtgttaaatggCTATACATAGCTTAAATtgagtctaaatatttttaaaagtttcaagttgctaagattaataatttttaagatacaacaaaactaaaatcatttGATCAGAGTTATCATACGTTATTTTACAcgtaaatatcaattttatcaaaatttatacctcagacgctcataaaataGGGCTAGGATTTAAAAGCCCTttcaaaaaatgcatttatataacctaaaaaatctaaaaaatgccctacaatttttttttataaatttaatgatgaattgaaaaattaaatgaatatgcttgtataaatatttggagAAATAGTTTCTCAAGCCACTATAGTTATATTCACTTGagaattacaacaaattttCAGTAAACATTTAGTTGTTTTcccgtttattttaaaaagtattaattgcAAGGGAATGTTGTACTTTAGAGTAACAACTAGATGGCACTGCTTAAAATAAGAGTTTTTTGTTAAGCtgtacataataaacaataatgttatactCACAAACACGACCATTATGAAGAATGATGCAATGTAAGACGTTCTGGCCATCCAAATACTCACAAATCTGTAATGTTCTCCAGTAATGACGTTTctgaaatattaaacaataattattatctacacgatagtaataaatttaaattatttacaacaaacCGTAAGTCTTTGAGAGTAAGTCTTTACCTCAGAAATCCTTTGTTTTGTTCGTTTTCAGCCAGTGATTTAACAGAGGACATCAGTAAGTCATCGTAGCCAAGGAAATACTCCAAGAAAAACTGACCCACCGAATCACCAAAACACTTATTCAGAGTAGGCTCTAAGGCTACTAGCATTACAGGAATGCCTAACCGATTTCTGGCACTGGGCGATAAACGCAAAAAACCGTACTCCAATGAATATTCAACAATGTAATTCtcgtaaaatattactaaacaataaaggaaaaaataatttatgcattttCATTGACAAATTCTATTCAAGTCcattttataactcatataatatagataccttCATTGTCGTCGATCGAAGGTAACTTTGTACTTGTGGACTGGAGTAATGAATCGATTCCCAATACACCTCTAATAGAACTATTTGGATACTGAAaaagattaatatatttttattttattaccatgTCTATAAAAGGGGATTCAATTTGAGTATTACAAGTACCTTGGTAGAACGAAATTGTGCTGAGTCTTCTTCTATCGAAAAATTTGATTTACTGGTGGTATGCCGATTTGTCTTAGTGGTACTgctaaacatttcttttttctcatctgcattaaaaaaaaaaaaaaacaaacaaataaataaataataaaatatgtactaactaaacaaattaaaaatgtttatcattatgtaaatatatgttagatataccaattaaaaataactcctgattttttgatttgaaaaataatctttaacactataaaagtctaaaatatatttcaaggtGACTgtcaattatttaatgattacaaaaccatattataatttgtgaaactatttgaattattaaaggACTCtgaaagttataacttaaagtaataattaatttatctataataatgtttcaaagaaaatatgaatttaaaacaatttcatcACAAAGCTCCACTAAAAAAACAGTAAAGCACGATTGAGCATATATGTTTTTAgcaacacgattgagcatagaatattttatgcgatGTTGCCACATTTGTGTGGCCgaaatttggtaatttattatttgcacgtattattataccaattattatgatatcagaCGCAAGCCCAGCTTTATCgacaatgtttattaataaattagttccgGAGCAATAAAGTTccgaagttttaaaaatttaaaattggggGAAAATATAAGAGAATAAATTAAGAAacaattccaaaattattatagaaataatatcagtgttcgcctatactatatagtacttttgacttataaataaaaagaccggatttatttatttttacatatcgttactggatctatgcagtcttatgagagtaaaaaatgtggaagATTCGTTCGATTCAGATTgcgtagaaaaaagttttttttgcatatttgagaatatttcatgggttagaaaatattcaactcatttaacatattttggaatatttcgtagtaaaaaaattttttgaacatttacaatttttttttctatcatttataatttttactaaagtGCAATAGTATTCCATTAGAAAACGcaacttttaatacctaatta
This genomic interval carries:
- the LOC132938078 gene encoding membralin-like, producing MPTNGHDHEELVVLPPNALDMRTTGGNNNNNNNNNNNNNQAFNVRDRLFYALFYKATLGYARIFPRSLRRLIEFVFLLKAVLSFFVLVYVHMNFSRMPANCLDHVKDVWPRDGILRVEIIRGFQRIHAEQTGTINELFTVEKSYEREYKLKRMDTSEENASLFNRFIKTNSPENKEEVDIEPSTEELVENKFRETNTPKPTLFNYLSFTNYINFEDEKKEMFSSTTKTNRHTTSKSNFSIEEDSAQFRSTKYPNSSIRGVLGIDSLLQSTSTKLPSIDDNEVIFYENYIVEYSLEYGFLRLSPSARNRLGIPVMLVALEPTLNKCFGDSVGQFFLEYFLGYDDLLMSSVKSLAENEQNKGFLRNVITGEHYRFVSIWMARTSYIASFFIMVVFTVSISMLLRYSHHQIFVFIVDLLQLLDFHGSLSFPAAPLLTVILALVGMEAIMSEFFNDTTTAFYIILIVWVADQYDTICSHCPITKRHWLKFFYLYHFSFYAYHYRFNGQYSNLALICSWFFIQHSMIYFYHHYELPYVLQQAQLQQVIIQRQQQQHQQQHQQQQQQQQQQQHQQQHQPTGGDSLRPEGRSPVEVTIRPVQHFSLMNGLNNLGRLRAVLLRRRRVRTFEPPPPPTPPTPPTSQQNTSPQPPLTPDVTGSVGPENVTAAAPTVAM